From a region of the Halobacteriovorax sp. HLS genome:
- a CDS encoding tRNA-dihydrouridine synthase family protein, whose protein sequence is MLNQNDKLILAPIRGVTNFIYRNSLETSFGGADSALAPYIVTKESGELNKRQLEDLDVSKNLLPTTAQVLTKSAKQFIHAAHAYKELGVTRINLNMGCPYPMVANRTKGSGLLLHPDKVKDLLYEIKRDCPIEFTVKIRLGRENAQELKEIIPFINELNITDFTIHARYGCQIYKGSVDIDAFEQCLPLLDTTPCYNGDIRTPNDFSIFSKRLTTVNRWMIGRGVLSNPALLAQIRGEVFNEQSYRAKLIKMHKSLCDGYMGLDNAKSDFLTRMREQWFYLKDIFDLDHKVYKKIKKVKTLEQYEQATEWIFEQELKESILN, encoded by the coding sequence ATGCTCAATCAAAACGACAAGCTTATCCTAGCTCCAATTAGAGGGGTAACGAACTTCATCTATCGTAATTCGCTTGAAACTAGTTTTGGAGGAGCCGATTCCGCACTTGCTCCATATATCGTGACCAAAGAAAGTGGTGAGTTAAATAAGCGCCAGCTTGAAGACCTCGATGTCTCTAAGAATCTTCTCCCTACGACAGCACAAGTACTTACAAAGAGTGCAAAGCAATTTATTCACGCCGCTCATGCCTATAAAGAATTAGGGGTGACACGTATAAATCTGAATATGGGTTGCCCATATCCAATGGTGGCAAATCGAACTAAAGGCTCTGGACTTTTACTTCACCCCGATAAAGTTAAAGATCTTTTATATGAAATCAAAAGAGATTGCCCTATAGAATTTACTGTAAAGATTCGTCTTGGGAGAGAAAATGCCCAAGAACTAAAGGAAATTATTCCCTTTATTAATGAGCTTAATATAACTGATTTCACTATTCATGCCAGATATGGATGTCAAATATATAAAGGTAGTGTTGATATAGATGCCTTTGAGCAATGCCTTCCTCTATTAGACACCACTCCATGCTATAATGGGGACATAAGAACACCTAATGATTTCTCTATTTTCTCAAAAAGGCTTACTACTGTGAATAGATGGATGATTGGAAGAGGAGTTCTTTCTAACCCTGCCCTACTTGCGCAGATAAGAGGTGAAGTCTTCAATGAACAAAGCTATCGTGCAAAACTTATAAAGATGCATAAATCACTTTGCGACGGCTATATGGGCCTAGATAACGCTAAATCAGACTTCCTAACAAGAATGCGCGAACAGTGGTTTTATTTAAAAGATATTTTTGATCTTGATCACAAAGTATATAAGAAGATAAAAAAAGTAAAAACATTAGAACAATATGAACAAGCAACAGAATGGATCTTCGAGCAAGAGCTGAAAGAGTCCATTCTCAATTAG